In Rhodococcus rhodochrous, a single genomic region encodes these proteins:
- a CDS encoding TadE family type IV pilus minor pilin, whose product MLGRRWLRAFVREDEGGVTVEAALAVASLVTALVLCIGAVLGIAYQVRCHDAAREAARLTARGDQARAVEVAMRVAPPDARVTVREEGDLIVAVVTADGPLLPLLTLTAEAVAVREPEGTR is encoded by the coding sequence ATGCTCGGACGACGATGGTTACGCGCCTTCGTTCGTGAGGACGAAGGAGGAGTCACCGTCGAGGCGGCTCTCGCCGTCGCAAGCCTGGTGACGGCACTCGTGCTGTGCATCGGCGCGGTGCTGGGCATCGCGTACCAGGTGAGGTGTCACGACGCCGCGCGTGAAGCCGCCCGCCTCACCGCGCGGGGAGACCAGGCGCGGGCGGTCGAGGTGGCCATGCGCGTCGCACCTCCGGACGCACGCGTGACGGTACGCGAGGAGGGAGATCTGATCGTGGCGGTTGTGACCGCGGACGGCCCACTACTCCCACTGCTGACTCTGACGGCCGAGGCGGTGGCGGTGCGCGAACCGGAAGGAACGCGATGA
- a CDS encoding Rv3654c family TadE-like protein: protein MRPGPHLLGDDGSASVIGCAVMAGLIAITAALLHVGSVVAARHRAQAAADLAAVAVASALDRGIVRACEASEPITMRMRVRLRRCEIDEWDAVVEVSTAVSALFGGKEATAVARAGPA, encoded by the coding sequence ATGAGGCCGGGTCCGCACCTGCTCGGCGACGACGGGAGCGCGAGCGTGATCGGTTGCGCCGTGATGGCCGGTCTCATCGCGATCACGGCCGCGCTGCTGCACGTCGGGTCGGTCGTCGCCGCACGTCATCGTGCGCAGGCGGCGGCCGACCTGGCGGCGGTGGCGGTCGCCTCGGCGCTGGACCGCGGGATCGTGCGGGCATGCGAGGCGAGTGAGCCGATCACCATGCGGATGCGAGTACGTTTGCGGCGCTGCGAGATCGACGAGTGGGATGCGGTCGTCGAGGTCTCCACTGCGGTGTCGGCCCTCTTCGGTGGGAAGGAGGCGACGGCCGTCGCGCGAGCCGGTCCTGCCTGA
- a CDS encoding peptide ABC transporter substrate-binding protein — protein MRVKRVIAAVSAGFVAAGLLAACGGGSASGAEGVYSLHIMQPENPLVPGNTTESEGNQVLKSLFTPLVRYNDETSEVEYTGVAKSVESEDQMTWTIELNEGWTFHDGTPVTAKSYVDAWNYTALSTNAFGASYFFENVKGYDELQAADGAEPAATAMSGLEAVNDTTISVELKEPFAIFPVTLGYTAFYPLPEAFFDDPDAFGRRPIGNGPFKADEDFVDGQGFTVTKYEDYAGDNPAQAEGVQFKVYTELTTAFTDVQAGGLDVLLDLPPDAWATARDQFGDRYVERARPDITALSFPTYDERFADPRVREAFSMAIDRQAITTAIFTDTRTPAASFGSPVVEGYREDACGAKCELNVEQANKLLDEAGFDRSRPVDLWFNAGAGHDQWMTAIGNQFRSNLGVEYALRGDLQFAQYLPLQDDKGMTGPFRMGWMMDYPSLYNFLAPVYSTAATPPAGSNMSFYSNPEFDGALSAGNNADTLDEATVEYQRAEDILFRDMPATPLFYGLNQAVTSDRVDNVKIDAFGDIVTEEVTVG, from the coding sequence TTGAGGGTCAAGCGCGTAATCGCGGCCGTGTCGGCAGGCTTCGTGGCTGCCGGCCTGCTCGCGGCATGTGGGGGCGGCAGCGCTTCCGGTGCCGAGGGCGTCTACAGCCTGCACATCATGCAGCCCGAGAACCCGCTGGTTCCGGGCAACACCACCGAGAGCGAGGGCAATCAGGTCCTCAAGTCGCTGTTCACGCCGTTGGTGCGCTACAACGACGAGACCAGCGAGGTGGAGTACACCGGCGTCGCGAAATCGGTCGAGTCCGAGGACCAGATGACCTGGACCATCGAACTGAACGAGGGCTGGACGTTCCACGACGGAACTCCCGTCACCGCGAAGTCGTATGTCGACGCGTGGAACTACACCGCGCTGAGCACCAATGCGTTCGGTGCCTCCTACTTCTTCGAGAACGTCAAGGGATACGACGAGCTGCAGGCCGCCGACGGTGCCGAGCCCGCCGCGACCGCTATGTCGGGCCTCGAGGCCGTGAACGACACGACGATCTCCGTCGAGCTGAAGGAACCGTTCGCGATCTTCCCGGTCACCCTCGGGTACACCGCGTTCTACCCCCTGCCCGAGGCATTCTTCGACGATCCCGACGCATTCGGTCGCCGTCCGATCGGCAACGGCCCGTTCAAGGCCGACGAGGACTTCGTCGACGGCCAGGGCTTCACCGTGACCAAGTACGAGGACTACGCCGGCGACAACCCGGCGCAGGCAGAGGGCGTGCAGTTCAAGGTCTACACCGAACTGACCACCGCCTTCACCGACGTCCAGGCCGGCGGACTCGACGTGCTGCTGGATCTGCCGCCGGACGCCTGGGCCACCGCCCGCGACCAGTTCGGTGATCGCTACGTCGAGCGTGCCCGTCCCGACATCACCGCGCTCTCGTTCCCGACCTACGACGAGCGCTTCGCCGATCCCCGTGTCCGCGAAGCATTCTCGATGGCGATCGATCGTCAGGCCATCACCACGGCCATCTTCACCGACACCCGCACGCCGGCCGCCTCCTTCGGGTCGCCCGTCGTCGAGGGCTACCGCGAGGACGCCTGCGGGGCCAAGTGCGAGCTGAACGTCGAGCAGGCCAACAAGCTTCTCGACGAGGCCGGTTTCGATCGCAGCCGGCCGGTCGATCTGTGGTTCAACGCCGGAGCCGGGCACGACCAGTGGATGACCGCGATCGGCAACCAGTTCCGCAGCAACCTCGGTGTCGAGTACGCGCTTCGCGGCGACCTGCAGTTCGCGCAGTACCTGCCGCTGCAGGACGACAAGGGCATGACCGGTCCGTTCCGGATGGGCTGGATGATGGACTACCCGTCGCTGTACAACTTCCTGGCGCCCGTCTACAGCACGGCTGCGACGCCGCCGGCCGGTTCGAACATGTCCTTCTACAGCAACCCCGAGTTCGACGGGGCGCTGTCGGCCGGTAACAACGCCGACACCCTCGACGAGGCCACGGTGGAATACCAGCGTGCCGAGGATATCCTGTTCCGCGACATGCCCGCCACGCCGCTCTTCTACGGACTGAACCAGGCCGTGACGAGCGACCGGGTCGACAACGTGAAGATCGACGCGTTCGGTGACATCGTGACCGAAGAGGTCACGGTCGGCTGA
- a CDS encoding ABC transporter permease, whose product MGRFITRRLLLTVPVLIGASFLIFAMVYALPGDPIRALAGDRPLAPAVVAQLRAQYNLDDPFFVQYIKYVGGLFQGDFGSDFSGRPVLDTISQRLPVTIQLTAVAVIFEILIGVTAGVLAALRRNSFFDNLVLVSSTLLVSIPVFVLGFVSQYVLGYKLGLFPIAGINEGWYSYLLPGLVLASLSMAYVARLTRTAVSESMAADYIRTARSKGVGYSRIVTRHALRNSLIPVVTFIGADIGALLGGAIITESVFNIPGLGRAIFDAVQNQEGAVVVGIVTLMVFFYIFFNLVVDVLYAFLDPRIRYE is encoded by the coding sequence GTGGGTCGCTTCATCACGCGCCGATTGCTGCTGACCGTTCCGGTCCTGATCGGCGCCTCGTTCCTCATCTTCGCGATGGTCTACGCCCTTCCGGGCGATCCCATTCGCGCGCTGGCGGGCGATCGCCCGCTCGCTCCCGCGGTCGTGGCGCAGCTCCGCGCCCAGTACAACCTCGACGATCCGTTCTTCGTCCAGTACATCAAGTACGTCGGCGGACTGTTCCAGGGCGACTTCGGATCCGACTTCTCCGGTAGGCCGGTGCTGGACACCATCTCGCAACGGCTGCCGGTCACCATCCAGTTGACCGCCGTGGCAGTGATCTTCGAGATCCTCATCGGCGTCACGGCCGGTGTGCTCGCAGCGTTGCGCCGCAATTCCTTCTTCGACAACCTCGTGCTCGTCTCGTCGACGCTGCTCGTTTCGATCCCGGTGTTCGTCCTCGGTTTCGTCTCGCAGTACGTCCTGGGATACAAGCTGGGTCTGTTCCCGATCGCCGGTATCAACGAAGGCTGGTACAGCTACCTGCTGCCCGGGCTGGTGCTCGCATCCCTGTCGATGGCCTACGTGGCGCGACTGACGCGCACCGCGGTCTCGGAGTCGATGGCGGCCGACTACATCCGCACCGCCCGTTCCAAGGGCGTCGGTTACAGCCGCATCGTCACCCGTCATGCGTTGCGCAACAGTCTCATCCCGGTCGTGACGTTCATCGGTGCCGACATCGGTGCGTTGCTCGGCGGTGCGATCATCACCGAGTCGGTGTTCAACATCCCCGGACTCGGCCGCGCCATCTTCGACGCTGTGCAGAACCAGGAAGGTGCTGTGGTCGTCGGCATCGTCACGCTGATGGTCTTCTTCTACATCTTCTTCAATCTCGTCGTGGACGTGCTGTACGCCTTCCTCGACCCACGGATCAGATACGAGTAG
- a CDS encoding ABC transporter permease, which produces MDSNNAEAARQHAVQEGEPGNVMTGEAVELVGQASLWGNAWKKLRRSAFFWFGAVITVVLVAMAVVPQVFARGIDPRACDLSDTRLPPSAQHWFGTDLQGCDYYANVVYGARVSLSIGLLAVIGVLVIGVLIGSLAGYFGGILDSVLARFTDVFFGIPLLLGALVLLTVTSERTALTVAMALIAFGWMTAMRLVRSSVIAVKGSEYVQAAQVLGASTFRILVRHILPNALTPVLVYATVAVGTFIAAEAALSYLGIGLQMPAMSWGLQINLGQNYLSTSPHLVLFPAGFLSVTVLAFILMGDALRDALDPKRS; this is translated from the coding sequence ATGGATTCCAATAACGCCGAGGCCGCCCGCCAGCACGCCGTGCAGGAAGGCGAGCCGGGAAATGTCATGACCGGTGAGGCTGTCGAGCTCGTCGGCCAGGCCAGTCTGTGGGGCAACGCGTGGAAGAAGCTGCGCCGCAGCGCGTTCTTCTGGTTCGGAGCCGTCATCACCGTCGTCCTCGTCGCGATGGCGGTGGTGCCGCAGGTGTTCGCCCGCGGGATCGATCCGCGGGCCTGCGACCTGTCGGACACCCGCCTCCCACCCAGCGCGCAGCACTGGTTCGGAACGGACCTGCAGGGCTGCGACTACTACGCCAACGTCGTCTACGGCGCCCGCGTGTCGCTGTCCATCGGTCTGCTGGCCGTCATCGGTGTGCTGGTCATCGGCGTACTGATCGGTTCGCTCGCAGGATATTTCGGAGGAATCCTCGACAGCGTGCTGGCACGGTTCACCGATGTCTTCTTCGGTATCCCGCTCCTGCTCGGCGCGCTCGTGCTGCTGACCGTGACCAGTGAGAGGACGGCTCTGACGGTCGCGATGGCGTTGATCGCCTTCGGCTGGATGACAGCGATGCGCCTGGTCCGGTCGTCGGTCATCGCCGTCAAGGGCAGCGAGTACGTCCAGGCCGCGCAGGTGCTCGGCGCGTCGACCTTCCGCATCCTCGTCCGGCACATCCTCCCGAACGCCCTGACCCCGGTGCTGGTGTACGCCACCGTCGCCGTCGGTACGTTCATCGCGGCCGAGGCAGCGCTGTCGTACCTCGGTATCGGCCTGCAGATGCCGGCCATGTCCTGGGGTCTGCAGATCAACCTGGGCCAGAACTATCTCTCCACCTCGCCGCATCTGGTGTTGTTCCCGGCAGGCTTCCTGTCCGTCACGGTGCTGGCCTTCATTCTCATGGGTGATGCGCTGCGCGATGCGCTCGACCCGAAACGGAGCTGA
- a CDS encoding ABC transporter ATP-binding protein translates to MSLDMREKTTPGAPILQVSGLTIDFEVDRTWRTAVRDVSFEVARGEIVAIVGESGSGKSTTAMAVPGLLADNSRVDGSITLGGRQLVGLTERELNSVRGKDIAVIFQEPMTALNPVYTIGWQITEAIRAHADVTKAEAKKRVIELLRLVDMPEPEKRVGYYPHQLSGGQRQRAMIAQALASEPSVLIADEPTTALDVTVQAEILQLMRDLRERVDAAIVLITHDMGVVADMADRIIVMRNGAIVEQGTSDRIFGTPEHAYTRELLASVPHLGSRAGEVGADDTPDVQYALRLVDAVIEYPGARRNSGFRAVDGVSLDIEPGEVVGLVGESGSGKSTIGKAAVGLVGLHSGSLSVGGVDITKMSARDLRPVRRRIGIVFQDPGSSLNPRWPIGQSIAEPMLLHTEMDRTQRDRKVEELLDQVHLPRDMRNRYPHQLSGGQRQRVGIARALALEPTLLIADEPTSALDVSVQAKVLDLFRELQREYGFACLFISHDLAVVEVLARRIAVMRAGKLVEFDRTDRILRSPSDPYTKRLLAAVPVPDPAEQARRREARAALLATERADIGGAPVA, encoded by the coding sequence ATGAGTCTCGATATGCGTGAGAAGACCACCCCAGGCGCCCCGATCCTGCAGGTCTCCGGTCTGACCATCGACTTCGAGGTGGACCGGACCTGGCGGACCGCCGTGCGCGATGTCTCGTTCGAGGTGGCGCGCGGAGAGATCGTGGCGATCGTCGGCGAATCCGGTTCGGGCAAGTCCACGACCGCGATGGCGGTACCGGGTCTGCTCGCCGACAACAGCAGGGTCGACGGCAGCATCACCCTCGGTGGACGCCAACTGGTCGGGCTGACGGAACGTGAGCTGAACTCGGTGCGCGGCAAGGACATCGCCGTGATCTTCCAGGAGCCGATGACGGCTCTCAATCCCGTCTACACGATCGGGTGGCAGATCACCGAGGCCATCCGCGCGCACGCCGACGTGACGAAGGCCGAGGCGAAGAAGCGCGTGATCGAGCTGCTGCGTCTCGTCGACATGCCCGAACCCGAGAAGCGCGTCGGTTACTACCCGCACCAGCTCTCCGGCGGTCAGCGTCAGCGCGCGATGATCGCGCAGGCCCTGGCATCGGAGCCGTCGGTGCTCATCGCCGACGAGCCGACCACCGCTCTCGACGTGACGGTGCAGGCGGAGATCCTGCAGCTCATGCGCGACCTGCGCGAGCGGGTGGACGCGGCGATCGTGCTCATCACGCACGACATGGGGGTCGTCGCCGACATGGCCGACCGCATCATCGTCATGCGCAACGGTGCGATCGTCGAGCAGGGGACGTCGGATCGGATCTTCGGCACGCCGGAGCACGCCTACACCCGCGAACTGCTCGCCTCGGTGCCCCATCTCGGCTCGCGCGCCGGTGAGGTGGGTGCCGACGACACTCCCGATGTGCAGTACGCGCTCCGGTTGGTCGACGCGGTGATCGAGTACCCGGGTGCCCGTCGCAACAGCGGTTTCCGTGCCGTGGACGGGGTGAGTCTCGACATCGAGCCGGGTGAGGTCGTCGGGCTCGTCGGTGAGTCGGGTTCGGGTAAGTCGACCATCGGCAAGGCCGCGGTCGGCCTGGTCGGGCTGCACTCGGGTTCGTTGTCCGTCGGCGGTGTCGACATCACGAAGATGTCGGCGCGCGATCTGCGTCCGGTGCGCCGCCGGATCGGCATCGTCTTCCAGGATCCGGGTTCGTCGCTCAATCCGCGGTGGCCGATCGGGCAGTCCATCGCCGAGCCGATGCTGCTGCACACCGAGATGGACCGTACGCAGCGGGACAGGAAGGTCGAAGAACTCCTCGACCAGGTGCATCTGCCCCGCGACATGCGCAACCGCTATCCGCACCAGCTCTCCGGCGGACAGCGTCAGCGTGTGGGCATCGCCCGGGCGCTCGCTCTCGAACCGACCCTGCTGATCGCGGACGAACCCACCTCCGCTCTGGATGTGTCCGTGCAGGCCAAGGTGCTCGATCTGTTCCGGGAACTGCAGCGCGAGTACGGTTTCGCATGCCTGTTCATCAGCCACGACCTGGCCGTCGTCGAGGTGCTCGCCCGTCGCATCGCCGTGATGCGTGCCGGGAAGCTCGTCGAGTTCGACCGCACCGATCGCATCCTGCGATCGCCGTCCGATCCGTACACCAAGCGGTTGCTGGCGGCCGTGCCCGTCCCGGATCCGGCCGAGCAGGCGCGCCGACGCGAGGCACGTGCCGCGCTGCTGGCCACCGAACGGGCCGACATCGGCGGCGCACCGGTGGCCTGA
- a CDS encoding DEAD/DEAH box helicase: MTGSPFLHSGDAPAPTYGRELLDRLLAGTPTGESPLTHVAEIPARPAHHSHWPQWAHEDVVRAFREQGVERPWHHQATAADIAAGGEHVVVSTGTASGKSVAYQLPVLSALADDPQATALYLSPTKALGADQLRAVTELTSDIDALSSVCACAYDGDTSTEIRQWTRRHSRWIFTNPDMLHLSLLPAHARWVRLWRRLRYVVVDECHSYRGVFGSHVALILRRLRRVARRYGADPVFVLASATTAEPGAAASRLVGAPCREVTEDGSPHGPRTVAMWEPPLLRELTGEHGAPVRRAAGTEAARLLADLVVEGARTLAFVRSRHGAELTAMGARRLLAEAAPDLVDRVAAYRAGYLAEDRRDLEAALSDGRLLGVASTNALELGVDIAGLDAVIVAGFPGTVASFRQQGGRAGRRGQGSLVVLVARDDPLDTYLVHHPQALLDRPVEATVTDPNNPYVLGPQLLCAASELPLSDAEVEEFGAIDVLTDLAEQGLIRRRPHGWFVTPGTQPHGDVEIRGGIGHQVSIVEGDTGRMLGTVDAARAPATVHPGAVHLHQGESFVVDELYLEDGIALVHAEDPEWSTSAREITDICCISVDEHRDFGPVTVASVGVEVTHRVVGYLRRLPSGEVLDQIPLEMPEHTLDTRAVMYTIDPGLLDPIGVTPDRVPGALHAAEHAAIGLLPLLATCDRGDIGGVSTDLHPDTGLPTVFVYDGQPGGAGFAERGYHRITKWLTATRDAVAACECAAGCPSCVYSPKCGNGNDPLDKAGAVAVLDAVLAAIEG, translated from the coding sequence GTGACCGGCTCGCCCTTCCTGCACAGCGGCGACGCCCCCGCCCCCACCTACGGCCGCGAGCTGCTGGACCGCCTGTTGGCCGGCACCCCGACAGGCGAGTCACCGCTGACCCACGTCGCGGAGATCCCGGCCCGGCCCGCCCACCACAGCCACTGGCCGCAGTGGGCACACGAGGACGTCGTCCGGGCCTTCCGCGAACAGGGTGTCGAGCGTCCCTGGCACCACCAGGCGACTGCCGCCGACATCGCGGCCGGCGGGGAACACGTGGTGGTGTCCACCGGCACCGCGTCGGGCAAGTCGGTCGCCTACCAGCTGCCCGTCCTGAGCGCGCTGGCCGACGACCCGCAGGCCACCGCCCTGTACCTGTCGCCCACGAAGGCCCTCGGTGCCGACCAGTTGCGCGCGGTCACCGAACTGACCTCGGACATCGACGCACTGTCGAGCGTGTGCGCGTGCGCCTACGACGGAGACACCTCCACCGAGATCCGGCAGTGGACGCGCCGGCACTCGCGCTGGATCTTCACCAATCCCGACATGCTGCACCTGTCGCTGTTGCCCGCCCACGCGCGATGGGTCCGGTTGTGGCGGCGCCTGCGGTACGTCGTCGTCGACGAATGCCACTCCTACCGGGGTGTGTTCGGCTCGCACGTCGCACTGATCCTGCGTCGGCTCCGGCGCGTGGCCCGCCGGTACGGCGCCGATCCCGTCTTCGTCCTCGCCTCCGCGACGACCGCGGAACCGGGGGCAGCGGCGTCCCGGCTCGTCGGAGCACCCTGCCGCGAGGTCACCGAGGACGGTTCGCCCCACGGACCCCGCACGGTCGCGATGTGGGAGCCGCCCCTGCTGCGTGAACTCACGGGCGAGCACGGCGCCCCGGTGCGACGGGCCGCCGGCACCGAGGCCGCGCGTCTTCTCGCCGACCTCGTCGTCGAGGGAGCCCGCACGTTGGCGTTCGTCCGGTCGCGTCACGGCGCCGAACTCACGGCGATGGGCGCGCGCCGACTCCTCGCCGAGGCGGCCCCCGATCTCGTCGACCGGGTGGCGGCCTACCGCGCGGGTTATCTCGCCGAGGATCGGCGGGATCTCGAGGCCGCTCTCTCCGACGGTCGTCTGCTCGGCGTCGCCAGCACCAACGCCCTCGAACTCGGGGTGGACATCGCCGGCCTGGACGCGGTGATCGTCGCCGGATTCCCGGGCACGGTCGCGTCCTTCCGTCAGCAGGGCGGCCGCGCCGGTCGCCGCGGGCAGGGTTCGCTCGTCGTGCTGGTCGCGCGGGACGATCCGCTCGACACCTATCTCGTGCACCATCCGCAGGCACTGCTCGACCGGCCGGTCGAGGCGACCGTCACCGATCCGAACAATCCGTACGTTCTCGGACCCCAGCTCCTCTGCGCTGCATCGGAACTGCCGCTCAGCGACGCCGAAGTCGAGGAGTTCGGCGCGATCGACGTCCTCACGGACCTCGCGGAGCAGGGACTGATCCGGCGCCGCCCGCACGGCTGGTTCGTCACCCCGGGAACGCAACCGCACGGAGACGTCGAGATCCGCGGCGGGATCGGCCATCAGGTCTCGATCGTCGAGGGCGACACCGGCCGCATGCTCGGCACCGTCGACGCGGCCCGCGCGCCCGCGACCGTTCATCCCGGAGCGGTGCACCTGCACCAGGGCGAGTCCTTCGTCGTCGACGAGTTGTATCTCGAGGACGGCATCGCCCTCGTCCACGCCGAGGACCCGGAATGGTCGACGAGCGCACGCGAGATCACCGACATCTGCTGCATCTCCGTCGACGAACACCGCGACTTCGGGCCCGTGACGGTCGCGTCCGTGGGGGTCGAGGTGACGCACCGCGTGGTCGGTTATCTGCGCCGCCTGCCGTCCGGAGAGGTGCTCGACCAGATCCCCCTCGAGATGCCGGAGCACACGCTCGACACCCGCGCGGTGATGTACACGATCGACCCCGGCCTGCTCGACCCGATCGGGGTGACCCCCGATCGGGTGCCCGGTGCACTCCACGCCGCCGAGCACGCCGCGATCGGTCTGCTCCCCCTGCTCGCGACGTGCGATCGCGGCGACATCGGCGGTGTCTCCACCGATCTTCATCCCGACACCGGGCTGCCCACCGTCTTCGTCTACGACGGACAGCCCGGCGGTGCGGGATTCGCCGAACGCGGATACCACCGGATCACCAAGTGGCTCACCGCGACCCGCGATGCTGTCGCGGCCTGCGAGTGCGCCGCCGGATGTCCGTCGTGCGTGTACTCCCCCAAGTGCGGGAACGGCAACGATCCGCTCGACAAGGCCGGCGCGGTCGCCGTCCTCGATGCCGTCCTCGCTGCGATCGAGGGATGA
- a CDS encoding cold-shock protein, producing the protein MAQGTVKWFNAEKGFGFIAPEDGSADVFVHYSEIQGSGFRTLEENQRVEFEVGQGTKGPQATGVRAL; encoded by the coding sequence ATGGCACAGGGCACTGTGAAGTGGTTCAACGCGGAGAAGGGCTTCGGCTTCATCGCTCCTGAGGACGGCTCCGCCGACGTGTTCGTTCACTACTCCGAGATCCAGGGTTCCGGCTTCCGCACCCTCGAGGAGAACCAGCGAGTCGAGTTCGAGGTCGGTCAGGGCACCAAGGGTCCGCAGGCCACCGGCGTGCGCGCACTCTGA